The following proteins are co-located in the Helicobacter pylori genome:
- a CDS encoding peptidase U32 family protein — protein sequence MNQVELLSPAGNLKKLKIALNYGADAVYGGVSHFSLRNRASKEFTLETFKEGIDYAHALNKKVYATINGFPFNSQLKLLEEHIYKMAELEPDAFIIAAPGVIKLAQKIAPHIPIHLSTQANVLNLLDAQVFYDLGVKRIVCARELSLNDAIEIKKALPDLELEIFVHGSMCFAFSGRCLISALQKGRVPNRGSCANDCRFDYEYYVKNPDNGVMMRLVEEEGVGTHIFNAKDLNLSGHIAEILSSNAISALKIEGRTKSSYYAAQTTRIYRLAVDDFYNNTLKPSFYTSELNTLKNRGFTDGYLMRRPFERLDTQNHQTAISEGDFQVNGEITEDGRFFACKFTTTTNIAYEIIAPKNAAITPIVNEIGKIYTFEKRSYLVLYKILLENNTELETIHSGNVNLVRLPAPLPAFSFLRTQVESKNGV from the coding sequence TTGAACCAGGTTGAATTACTCTCTCCAGCCGGTAATTTAAAAAAACTTAAAATCGCCCTCAACTATGGGGCTGATGCGGTTTATGGGGGAGTGAGCCATTTTTCTTTACGCAATCGTGCAAGCAAGGAGTTTACTTTAGAAACTTTCAAAGAAGGGATTGACTACGCCCATGCGCTAAATAAAAAAGTCTATGCCACGATCAATGGTTTCCCTTTCAATTCACAGCTCAAGCTTTTAGAAGAACATATTTATAAAATGGCAGAATTAGAGCCAGACGCTTTTATTATCGCTGCACCTGGAGTGATCAAACTTGCACAAAAAATCGCCCCGCATATCCCTATCCATTTATCCACGCAAGCGAATGTCTTAAATTTGCTGGATGCACAAGTGTTTTATGATCTAGGGGTTAAACGCATTGTGTGCGCTAGGGAATTGAGCCTGAATGATGCGATTGAGATTAAAAAAGCCTTACCCGATTTAGAATTAGAAATCTTTGTGCATGGGAGCATGTGTTTTGCCTTTTCAGGGCGTTGCTTGATTTCGGCTTTACAAAAGGGGCGCGTGCCTAATAGAGGGAGTTGCGCGAATGATTGCCGGTTTGATTATGAATATTATGTGAAAAACCCAGATAACGGCGTGATGATGAGGTTGGTTGAAGAAGAGGGCGTAGGCACGCATATTTTTAACGCTAAAGATTTGAACCTTTCTGGCCATATCGCTGAAATTTTAAGTTCAAACGCCATTAGCGCGCTTAAGATTGAAGGGCGCACCAAGTCCAGTTATTACGCCGCACAAACCACGCGCATCTATCGTTTAGCGGTTGATGATTTTTATAACAACACCTTAAAGCCGAGTTTTTATACTAGCGAATTGAACACGCTTAAAAACAGGGGTTTTACGGACGGCTATTTGATGCGTAGGCCTTTTGAAAGGCTAGACACTCAAAACCACCAAACAGCCATTAGCGAAGGGGATTTTCAAGTCAATGGCGAAATCACAGAAGACGGGCGTTTTTTTGCATGCAAATTCACCACGACCACTAACATAGCTTATGAAATCATCGCTCCCAAAAATGCGGCTATCACGCCCATAGTCAATGAAATTGGCAAGATTTACACCTTTGAAAAACGCTCTTATTTAGTGCTGTATAAAATCCTTTTAGAAAATAACACCGAATTAGAAACTATCCATAGCGGGAATGTGAATTTAGTGCGATTGCCTGCACCCTTACCGGCTTTTAGTTTTTTACGCACCCAAGTAGAGTCTAAAAATGGCGTTTAG